A single window of Onychostoma macrolepis isolate SWU-2019 chromosome 16, ASM1243209v1, whole genome shotgun sequence DNA harbors:
- the LOC131522163 gene encoding uncharacterized protein LOC131522163 gives MAQVHAKVKRKLQGKSRVLQVGDRVLRQNIRSQQRKGGKLDPDYVGPYTVLNVDDKSIDLTDDNGKIYPKVNLDHLVHFKEEPPAKIPKVTHVTTSLPATMPSVPVLTPVTVKCPPFQTHLVFTHPVTLPVTQFTLHNLPITLPIVTSRSHTISQPASSLPAASSLPGASKPAASSLPGASKPAASQLTLLEDIWAGKIGGRIWSKIGPYKLFSMDLERLRPGEELESEVINAYLACLAKRYTGHAFVIDSFEMTKMWNGKACLMKRTDLKKYGLLLGSVNEAHHWTLLLIYPHQGRIVYMNSLGEGSKKLVHCCKAVRDFMDHKGFRGTTWKCLKLPHSLQTDGNSCGVFVCKFAEAILTGGNLNFPCGPDNIAVMRKDIGQRLLNESEDLSDLCLACGNEYPYTEDKLDTWIECDSCSGWYHWDCMSRPSIEAVFICPGCQGPL, from the exons ATGGCGCAGGTTCATGCTAAAGTTAAAAGAAAGCTACAAGGAAAGTCCAGGGTCCTGCAGGTTGGAGACAGAGTGTTGCGGCAAAACATAAGGAGTCAGCAACGAAAGGGAGGCAAGCTTGACCCGGATTATGTTGGCCCATACACGGTTCTAAATGTGGATGACAAAAGCATTGATCTCACTGATGACAATGGAAAAATCTATCCCAAAGTGAACCTTGACCACTTGGTGCACTTCAAAGAAGAACCGCCAGCAAAAATTCCCAAAGTCACACATGTCACAACATCCTTACCTGCCACTATGCCTTCAGTTCCTGTTCTAACGCCAGTCACTGTCAAGTGCCCACCTTTTCAAACCCATCTTGTATTCACCCATCCTGTTACTTTGCCAGTTACACAATTTACCCTGCATAATTTGCCCATCACACTACCTATTGTCACATCACGGTCTCATACCATTTCCCAGCCTGCCTCCTCCCTGCCTGCAGCCTCCTCCCTGCCTGGTGCCTCAAAGCCTGCTGCCTCCTCCCTGCCTGGTGCCTCAAAGCCTGCTGCATCCCAACTTACTT TGTTAGAAGACATCTGGGCAGGTAAAATTGGAGGACGAATCTGGAGCAAAATAGGTCCATACAAACTCTTTTCTATGGATCTCGAGCGCCTCAGGCCAGGAGAGGAGCTTGAAAGTGAG GTTATCAATGCATACCTTGCTTGTCTTGCAAAAAGATATACAGGGCATGCATTTGTCATTGATTCCtttgaaatgacaaaaatgtgGAATGGCAAGGCCTGTTTAATGAAAAGG ACGGATCTGAAAAAATATGGCTTGCTGCTGGGGTCTGTAAATGAAGCTCACCACTGGACACTCCTG TTGATATATCCTCACCAAGGAAGGATTGTTTATATGAACTCCCTTGGTGAAGGCAGCAAGAAACTGGTTCACTGCTGTAAGGCTGTGAG GGATTTCATGGACCACAAGGGATTTCGGGGCACTACATGGAAATGTCTGAAATTACCACACAGTTTACAGACAGACGGCAATTCATGTGGAGTGTTTGTGTGCAAA TTTGCAGAAGCCATTTTAACAGGGGGAAACCTGAATTTCCCATGTGGTCCTGACAACATTGCGGTCATGCGTAAGGACATTGGCCAGCGCCTCCTAAATGAATCGG AAGACCTAAGTGACTTATGCTTGGCCTGTGGTAATGAATATCCTTATACAGAAGACAAATTGGACACTTGG ATTGAATGTGACAGCTGCAGTGGTTGGTATCACTGGGACTGCATGAGCAGGCCAAGTATAGAGGCAGTCTTCATTTGTCCAGGGTGCCAAGGACCTCTCTAG